In Xylanivirga thermophila, a single window of DNA contains:
- a CDS encoding Lon protease family protein — MGIYELGKFQLKKYWDPAKLPFKSTKDLQPLNGIIGQERAVKAMEFGTKINRTGYNIYISGISGTGKTTYARDYISMIAKKQQIPDDWCYVYNFENPSQPTAISLPHGMGKIFTKDIKKLIIDVREEIVKAFRGEDYEKQKTEILKKIQDKRNIIFQEFDGYAKEQGFKVNAGNSGIYFTPIIDGKELNEDEYDELDDNTKKVINNKLNDIQIQAVDFLRKMKDLEKDASIGWRKLENEIGLFAVRLHVDEIKDKYNEFPKVLKYLDALEEDILSNLDDFKEDDENDNEQQTFTKLLHNQQKKIPNKYSVNLLVDNSKVDGAPVIVEYNPTFNNLFGTIEYENKLGTLVTDFSMIKPGSIHIGNGGYLILQVKDILSTSYIWENLKKILKTKSISIENLRDQFGLFGTSTLKPDPIPIDIKIVLIGSEYIFQLLYQFDEDFQKLFKIKVDFDDEMEANEHNLIDIAQFISGFCERERSRHFTKKAVIKVAEYSSRLVENQQKFSTRFNEIVEIIAEADTWAQIEGMDIITAHDVSRAIHEKLYRSSKYDKKLLEILQDGTIMVDIDGEEIGQINGLAVMNMGNFTFGKPSRITANTYIGKNGIVNIEREVSMSGNTHSKGVMILEGYIGRKYAQNIPLTLSASITFEQLYSGIDGDSASSTELYAILSSLAEVPIKQGIAVTGSVNQKGEIQPVGGVTYKIEGFFDLCKTMGLTGEQGVIIPFQNIKNLTLKDEVIEAVDKGLFHIYAVKTIDDGIEILTGIPAGKKLNDGTFEAGTIHEMVYNKLKSYAITMFNFGKENEKGRHTNE; from the coding sequence ATGGGAATTTATGAATTAGGCAAATTTCAATTAAAAAAATATTGGGATCCGGCAAAACTCCCTTTTAAATCTACTAAGGACTTGCAACCGCTTAATGGTATAATAGGTCAAGAACGGGCTGTTAAAGCTATGGAATTTGGCACTAAGATTAATAGAACGGGTTATAATATATATATAAGTGGAATAAGTGGTACTGGAAAAACCACATATGCCAGAGATTATATCTCTATGATAGCAAAGAAACAGCAGATACCAGATGACTGGTGTTATGTATATAATTTTGAAAATCCCAGTCAACCTACAGCGATAAGTTTGCCTCATGGGATGGGAAAGATTTTTACTAAGGATATAAAAAAACTTATAATTGATGTGAGAGAAGAGATAGTAAAGGCATTTAGAGGAGAAGATTATGAAAAACAGAAGACAGAGATACTAAAAAAGATTCAAGATAAGAGAAATATTATATTTCAGGAATTTGATGGCTATGCAAAAGAACAAGGATTTAAAGTAAATGCAGGTAATTCAGGGATATATTTCACTCCTATAATAGATGGTAAGGAACTTAATGAAGATGAGTATGATGAATTGGATGATAATACAAAGAAAGTAATCAACAATAAATTAAATGATATACAGATACAGGCTGTAGATTTTTTACGGAAAATGAAGGATTTAGAAAAAGATGCAAGCATAGGATGGAGAAAGTTGGAAAATGAGATCGGACTATTTGCTGTAAGACTACATGTGGATGAAATAAAAGATAAATATAATGAATTTCCTAAGGTATTAAAATATCTTGATGCATTAGAGGAGGATATATTATCGAATCTTGATGACTTTAAAGAAGATGATGAAAATGATAATGAACAGCAAACATTTACCAAATTGCTTCATAATCAACAAAAAAAGATACCGAACAAGTATTCAGTAAATCTTTTGGTGGATAATAGTAAAGTCGATGGTGCACCAGTGATAGTAGAATATAATCCCACCTTTAATAATTTGTTTGGGACAATAGAATACGAAAATAAATTAGGTACATTAGTTACTGATTTTTCTATGATAAAACCAGGTAGTATACACATAGGCAATGGTGGATATTTAATTTTGCAGGTTAAGGATATACTAAGCACATCATACATATGGGAAAATTTGAAAAAAATCTTAAAAACAAAGAGTATTTCAATAGAGAATCTGCGCGACCAATTTGGTCTTTTCGGTACTTCTACTTTAAAGCCTGATCCCATACCCATAGATATAAAAATAGTGCTTATAGGAAGCGAGTATATATTTCAACTATTGTACCAATTCGATGAAGATTTTCAAAAGTTATTTAAGATAAAGGTAGATTTTGATGATGAGATGGAGGCTAATGAACATAATTTGATAGATATTGCACAGTTTATAAGCGGATTTTGTGAACGAGAAAGAAGCAGGCATTTTACAAAAAAAGCGGTGATTAAGGTTGCAGAGTATAGTTCTAGATTGGTAGAAAATCAGCAAAAATTTTCTACCAGGTTTAATGAGATAGTAGAAATTATAGCAGAAGCGGATACTTGGGCACAAATAGAAGGTATGGATATTATAACAGCACATGATGTGAGCCGTGCGATACATGAAAAGCTATATAGATCTAGCAAGTATGATAAAAAACTTTTGGAGATTCTACAAGATGGCACTATAATGGTTGATATTGATGGAGAAGAAATAGGTCAGATAAATGGTTTGGCAGTGATGAATATGGGAAATTTCACATTTGGGAAACCCAGTAGAATAACTGCCAATACGTATATAGGTAAAAATGGAATAGTAAATATAGAACGGGAGGTTTCCATGAGTGGTAATACCCATAGCAAAGGTGTAATGATACTTGAAGGATATATAGGCCGAAAATATGCTCAGAATATTCCGCTCACATTAAGCGCTAGTATTACATTTGAACAGTTATATAGTGGAATTGACGGAGACAGTGCCTCGAGTACTGAACTATATGCCATATTGTCCAGTTTGGCAGAAGTTCCAATAAAGCAGGGTATTGCAGTAACTGGTTCAGTAAATCAGAAAGGGGAAATACAACCAGTAGGAGGGGTCACATATAAGATAGAAGGTTTTTTTGATCTGTGTAAGACAATGGGATTAACTGGTGAGCAAGGAGTTATTATACCATTTCAAAATATCAAAAATCTAACACTCAAGGATGAAGTGATAGAGGCGGTAGATAAGGGACTTTTTCATATTTATGCAGTGAAGACTATAGATGACGGTATTGAAATATTAACTGGTATACCGGCAGGTAAAAAATTAAACGATGGCACTTTTGAAGCGGGAACTATTCATGAAATGGTATATAATAAATTAAAGAGCTATGCTATTACAATGTTTAATTTTGGAAAAGAGAATGAAAAAGGGAGGCACACTAATGAATAA
- a CDS encoding glycerol-3-phosphate responsive antiterminator, whose translation MIKSIVNCLDNSPIIAAIPNDRIGEDDIPSSVEVVFILSSNILTIEDRVNALKKSGRKVFVHMDLIDGLGKDLVSVKYVNERIKPHGIISTRNNLLRYGKEVGLITVQRLFLIDSMSFVSGINMIKNYEPDFVEVMPGLIPRAIDELKRRISQPIIAGGMVTQKSDIIQALKAGAIAVSTSNMGLWDL comes from the coding sequence ATGATCAAAAGCATAGTGAATTGTTTGGATAATAGTCCTATAATAGCAGCTATTCCAAATGATAGAATAGGGGAGGATGATATACCATCATCTGTAGAAGTGGTATTTATACTCTCAAGTAATATCTTGACAATAGAAGATCGGGTAAATGCGCTTAAAAAAAGTGGTAGAAAAGTATTTGTTCATATGGATTTAATTGACGGATTGGGAAAGGATTTAGTATCTGTTAAATATGTAAATGAACGGATAAAACCTCATGGCATTATATCTACTCGTAATAATCTTTTAAGATATGGCAAAGAAGTAGGGCTTATAACAGTACAGCGATTGTTCCTTATAGATTCAATGTCTTTTGTAAGTGGGATAAATATGATAAAAAACTATGAGCCTGATTTTGTAGAGGTAATGCCTGGTCTTATACCAAGGGCGATTGACGAGCTTAAGAGAAGGATAAGTCAACCCATAATAGCAGGCGGTATGGTGACTCAAAAAAGTGATATAATTCAGGCATTGAAGGCGGGAGCTATAGCAGTATCCACGAGTAATATGGGGTTATGGGATCTATAA